In Anolis sagrei isolate rAnoSag1 chromosome 9, rAnoSag1.mat, whole genome shotgun sequence, the following proteins share a genomic window:
- the CCPG1 gene encoding cell cycle progression protein 1 isoform X4, which produces MAENSSDSDSSCGWTVINHEGSDIEALVSEGEGLCVSAEPEPEELPPLLQESDQQEQPALDLQAEFGQGDVSTVADQSPLETTKDAQEEGAKGPLPEDGACLGALSDDSDIVTLEAPKAEEGLGSQSEAPEAPADDGPTATDMGSDMGSSFSSQYTFCQPEAAFPPPPPPPQESSSDEGGPRSSPALRRRRAKKRPLSTSESEDTAAPLPPPLCEPEVEPQPPSRRTPFVGGSGLNRCILLALLVAVSMGFGHFYGTIQIQSRQQLVEKTHLDELKDVKEDLIHCQQEQGSQAGCQEGLAACLRATEAEKAAFESQKLLLSSENLRLRESLEKEEAALASLQEELRKLRERIRLLEEEEEEEEGKRPEAAPSETQRLKAHLEEEQRRAQGFVRQKAALLAEAQMLRQELDKERRAALALREEVERMSAAETPQKEQDAETERLKGRLAELEKRLRFEEQRSDLWEKLYVEAKGQAQQQPQPPLEPKDRRNAKKKSPSPPPKSSFFGSVKETFDAMKNSTKAFVRHHKEKIKRAKEAVKENLRRFSDSVKSTFRQFKDSTRTDAGAASEGKRRHGEKRREARKGRHHEPPQQQQQRAPGGHGGKKCPGSPSGERKGPLPPPKGCLGIFDCARQEFAGLFDRVLGPIRADEFHQLMHKFLQQEVGGFRHWRELEAFLGRFFRNGVFIHDQMLFADFVNDVKDYLQDMEEYRGGAGAFGDLDTYIYQYYFHYEPAPEHHGDSHPAKKAQQERNSPKAHHPHHHHPHHPQRQKREGSRWQKEGRHTANLEIEVGQMPFHPKY; this is translated from the exons ATGGCAGAGAATTCCAGCGACAGCGATTCCTCGTGTGGTTGGACCGTCATCAACCATGAG GGATCTGACATTGAGGCCTTGGTCTCCGAAGGCGAAGGACTATGTGTCTCCGCAGAGCCAGAGCCGGAGGAGCTGCCGCCGCTCCTGCAGGAAAGTGACCAGCAAGAACAGCCGGCCCTGGACTTGCAAG CTGAATTTGGCCAAGGCGACGTGTCCACAGTGGCCGACCAGAGCCCCTTGGAGACCACCAAGGACGCCCAGGAGGAG GGTGCAAAGGGGCCCTTGCCGGAGGACGGGGCCTGCCTGGGGGCCCTGAGCGACGACTCGGACATTGTGACGCTGGAGGCCCCCAAAGCGGAGGAAGGCCTTGGGAGCCAAAGCGAGGCCCCGGAAGCGCCTGCGGATGACGGGCCCACGGCCACCGACATGGGCTCCGACATGGGCTCCTCCTTCAGCAGCCAGTACACCTTCTGCCAGCCGGAGGCAG ccttcccccctccccctccccctccgcaGGAGTCCAGCAGCGACGAGGGTGGCCCACGCTCCAGCCCTGCCTTGAGGCGTCGCCGGGCCAAAAAGAGGCCCCTCTCCACTTCGGAGTCGGAGGACACCGCTGCGCCGTTGCCGCCACCGCTTTGCGAACCGGAAGTGGAGCCGCAGCCCCCCTCCCGCAGGACCCCCTTCGTTGGAGGCAGCGGCCTCAACCGGTGCATCCTCCTGGCCCTCCTGGTGGCCGTCAGCATGGGCTTCGGGCACTTCTACG GCACCATTCAGATCCAGAGCCGCCAGCAGCTGGTTGAGAAGACCCACTTGGACGAACTGAAGGACGTGAAGGAGGACCTGATCCACTGCCAGCAGGAGCAAGGAAGCCAAGCCGGATGCCAG GAAGGCCTGGCCGCTTGCCTACGAGCCACCGAGGCCGAGAAGGCGGCCTTTGAGTCCCAGAAGCTGCTCCTGTCCTCGGAGAACCTCCGCTTGCGGGAGTcgctggagaaggaggaggcggcCCTGGCCTCGCTGCAGGAAGAGCTGCGCAAGCTGCGGGAGCGGATCCGgctgctggaggaggaggaggaagaggaagaggggaagcgCCCCGAGGCCGCTCCCTCCGAGACTCAGAGGCTGAAGGCGCACCTGGAAGAGGAGCAGCGCCGGGCGCAGGGCTTCGTGCGGCAGAAGGCGGCGCTGCTGGCCGAGGCCCAGATGCTGCGCCAGGAGCTGGACAAGGAGCGCCGGGCGGCCCTGGCTCTGCGCGAGGAAGTGGAGCGCATGAGCGCCGCCGAGACTCCGCAAAAAGAGCAGGACGCGGAGACGGAGCGGCTGAAGGGGAGGCTGGCCGAGCTGGAGAAGCGGCTGCGCTTTGAGGAGCAGCGCTCAGACCTGTGGGAGAAGCTCTACGTCGAAGCCAAGGGGCAAGCCCAACAGCAGCCCCAGCCGCCATTGGAGCCCAAGGACCGGCGCAATGCCAAGAAGAAGTCCCCGTCACCGCCGCCCAAGTCGTCCTTCTTCGGCTCCGTCAAGGAGACCTTTGACGCCATGAAGAACTCCACCAAGGCCTTTGTGCGGCACCACAAGGAGAAGATCAAGCGGGCCAAGGAGGCCGTCAAGGAGAACCTGAGGAGGTTTTCCGACTCGGTCAAGTCCACCTTCCGGCAGTTCAAGGACTCCACCAGGACCGACGCCGGCGCCGCCTCCGAGGGGAAGCGGAGGCACGGAGAGAAGCGGCGCGAGGCCCGCAAAGGCCGCCACCACGAGCCTCCGCAGCAACAACAGCAGAGGGCCCCCGGGGGCCACGGAGGCAAGAAGTGCCCCGGGAGCCCCAGCGGCGAGCGCAAGGGCCCCCTCCCGCCCCCCAAGGGTTGCCTGGGTATCTTCGACTGCGCCCGGCAGGAGTTTGCGGGGCTCTTTGACCGCGTCCTCGGCCCCATCCGGGCCGACGAGTTCCACCAGCTGATGCACAAGTTCCTGCAGCAGGAGGTGGGCGGCTTCCGCCACTGGAGAGAGTTGGAGGCCTTCCTGGGACGCTTCTTCCGCAACGGCGTCTTCATCCACGACCAGATGCTCTTTGCCGACTTTGTCAACGACGTCAAGGACTACCTGCAGGACATGGAGGAGTACCGCGGCGGCGCAGGAGCCTTCGGGGACCTGGACACCTACATCTACCAGTACTACTTCCACTACGAACCCGCTCCGGAGCACCACGGAGACAG
- the CCPG1 gene encoding cell cycle progression protein 1 isoform X3 encodes MAENSSDSDSSCGWTVINHEGSDIEALVSEGEGLCVSAEPEPEELPPLLQESDQQEQPALDLQAEFGQGDVSTVADQSPLETTKDAQEEGAKGPLPEDGACLGALSDDSDIVTLEAPKAEEGLGSQSEAPEAPADDGPTATDMGSDMGSSFSSQYTFCQPEAASWLEVLQRIPSRVSGWAFPPPPPPPQESSSDEGGPRSSPALRRRRAKKRPLSTSESEDTAAPLPPPLCEPEVEPQPPSRRTPFVGGSGLNRCILLALLVAVSMGFGHFYGTIQIQSRQQLVEKTHLDELKDVKEDLIHCQQEQGSQAGCQEGLAACLRATEAEKAAFESQKLLLSSENLRLRESLEKEEAALASLQEELRKLRERIRLLEEEEEEEEGKRPEAAPSETQRLKAHLEEEQRRAQGFVRQKAALLAEAQMLRQELDKERRAALALREEVERMSAAETPQKEQDAETERLKGRLAELEKRLRFEEQRSDLWEKLYVEAKGQAQQQPQPPLEPKDRRNAKKKSPSPPPKSSFFGSVKETFDAMKNSTKAFVRHHKEKIKRAKEAVKENLRRFSDSVKSTFRQFKDSTRTDAGAASEGKRRHGEKRREARKGRHHEPPQQQQQRAPGGHGGKKCPGSPSGERKGPLPPPKGCLGIFDCARQEFAGLFDRVLGPIRADEFHQLMHKFLQQEVGGFRHWRELEAFLGRFFRNGVFIHDQMLFADFVNDVKDYLQDMEEYRGGAGAFGDLDTYIYQYYFHYEPAPEHHGDSHPAKKAQQERNSPKAHHPHHHHPHHPQRQKREGSRWQKEGRHTANLEIEVGQMPFHPKY; translated from the exons ATGGCAGAGAATTCCAGCGACAGCGATTCCTCGTGTGGTTGGACCGTCATCAACCATGAG GGATCTGACATTGAGGCCTTGGTCTCCGAAGGCGAAGGACTATGTGTCTCCGCAGAGCCAGAGCCGGAGGAGCTGCCGCCGCTCCTGCAGGAAAGTGACCAGCAAGAACAGCCGGCCCTGGACTTGCAAG CTGAATTTGGCCAAGGCGACGTGTCCACAGTGGCCGACCAGAGCCCCTTGGAGACCACCAAGGACGCCCAGGAGGAG GGTGCAAAGGGGCCCTTGCCGGAGGACGGGGCCTGCCTGGGGGCCCTGAGCGACGACTCGGACATTGTGACGCTGGAGGCCCCCAAAGCGGAGGAAGGCCTTGGGAGCCAAAGCGAGGCCCCGGAAGCGCCTGCGGATGACGGGCCCACGGCCACCGACATGGGCTCCGACATGGGCTCCTCCTTCAGCAGCCAGTACACCTTCTGCCAGCCGGAGGCAG CCAGTTGGCTGGAGGTGCTGCAGAGGATCCCCTCCCGTGTGAGCGGATGGG ccttcccccctccccctccccctccgcaGGAGTCCAGCAGCGACGAGGGTGGCCCACGCTCCAGCCCTGCCTTGAGGCGTCGCCGGGCCAAAAAGAGGCCCCTCTCCACTTCGGAGTCGGAGGACACCGCTGCGCCGTTGCCGCCACCGCTTTGCGAACCGGAAGTGGAGCCGCAGCCCCCCTCCCGCAGGACCCCCTTCGTTGGAGGCAGCGGCCTCAACCGGTGCATCCTCCTGGCCCTCCTGGTGGCCGTCAGCATGGGCTTCGGGCACTTCTACG GCACCATTCAGATCCAGAGCCGCCAGCAGCTGGTTGAGAAGACCCACTTGGACGAACTGAAGGACGTGAAGGAGGACCTGATCCACTGCCAGCAGGAGCAAGGAAGCCAAGCCGGATGCCAG GAAGGCCTGGCCGCTTGCCTACGAGCCACCGAGGCCGAGAAGGCGGCCTTTGAGTCCCAGAAGCTGCTCCTGTCCTCGGAGAACCTCCGCTTGCGGGAGTcgctggagaaggaggaggcggcCCTGGCCTCGCTGCAGGAAGAGCTGCGCAAGCTGCGGGAGCGGATCCGgctgctggaggaggaggaggaagaggaagaggggaagcgCCCCGAGGCCGCTCCCTCCGAGACTCAGAGGCTGAAGGCGCACCTGGAAGAGGAGCAGCGCCGGGCGCAGGGCTTCGTGCGGCAGAAGGCGGCGCTGCTGGCCGAGGCCCAGATGCTGCGCCAGGAGCTGGACAAGGAGCGCCGGGCGGCCCTGGCTCTGCGCGAGGAAGTGGAGCGCATGAGCGCCGCCGAGACTCCGCAAAAAGAGCAGGACGCGGAGACGGAGCGGCTGAAGGGGAGGCTGGCCGAGCTGGAGAAGCGGCTGCGCTTTGAGGAGCAGCGCTCAGACCTGTGGGAGAAGCTCTACGTCGAAGCCAAGGGGCAAGCCCAACAGCAGCCCCAGCCGCCATTGGAGCCCAAGGACCGGCGCAATGCCAAGAAGAAGTCCCCGTCACCGCCGCCCAAGTCGTCCTTCTTCGGCTCCGTCAAGGAGACCTTTGACGCCATGAAGAACTCCACCAAGGCCTTTGTGCGGCACCACAAGGAGAAGATCAAGCGGGCCAAGGAGGCCGTCAAGGAGAACCTGAGGAGGTTTTCCGACTCGGTCAAGTCCACCTTCCGGCAGTTCAAGGACTCCACCAGGACCGACGCCGGCGCCGCCTCCGAGGGGAAGCGGAGGCACGGAGAGAAGCGGCGCGAGGCCCGCAAAGGCCGCCACCACGAGCCTCCGCAGCAACAACAGCAGAGGGCCCCCGGGGGCCACGGAGGCAAGAAGTGCCCCGGGAGCCCCAGCGGCGAGCGCAAGGGCCCCCTCCCGCCCCCCAAGGGTTGCCTGGGTATCTTCGACTGCGCCCGGCAGGAGTTTGCGGGGCTCTTTGACCGCGTCCTCGGCCCCATCCGGGCCGACGAGTTCCACCAGCTGATGCACAAGTTCCTGCAGCAGGAGGTGGGCGGCTTCCGCCACTGGAGAGAGTTGGAGGCCTTCCTGGGACGCTTCTTCCGCAACGGCGTCTTCATCCACGACCAGATGCTCTTTGCCGACTTTGTCAACGACGTCAAGGACTACCTGCAGGACATGGAGGAGTACCGCGGCGGCGCAGGAGCCTTCGGGGACCTGGACACCTACATCTACCAGTACTACTTCCACTACGAACCCGCTCCGGAGCACCACGGAGACAG
- the CCPG1 gene encoding cell cycle progression protein 1 isoform X1, whose product MAENSSDSDSSCGWTVINHEGSDIEALVSEGEGLCVSAEPEPEELPPLLQESDQQEQPALDLQAEFGQGDVSTVADQSPLETTKDAQEEGAKGPLPEDGACLGALSDDSDIVTLEAPKAEEGLGSQSEAPEAPADDGPTATDMGSDMGSSFSSQYTFCQPEAASWLEVLQRIPSRVSGWAFPPPPPPPQESSSDEGGPRSSPALRRRRAKKRPLSTSESEDTAAPLPPPLCEPEVEPQPPSRRTPFVGGSGLNRCILLALLVAVSMGFGHFYGTIQIQSRQQLVEKTHLDELKDVKEDLIHCQQEQGSQAGCQGRATASLPPPPPPPPALPLQEGLAACLRATEAEKAAFESQKLLLSSENLRLRESLEKEEAALASLQEELRKLRERIRLLEEEEEEEEGKRPEAAPSETQRLKAHLEEEQRRAQGFVRQKAALLAEAQMLRQELDKERRAALALREEVERMSAAETPQKEQDAETERLKGRLAELEKRLRFEEQRSDLWEKLYVEAKGQAQQQPQPPLEPKDRRNAKKKSPSPPPKSSFFGSVKETFDAMKNSTKAFVRHHKEKIKRAKEAVKENLRRFSDSVKSTFRQFKDSTRTDAGAASEGKRRHGEKRREARKGRHHEPPQQQQQRAPGGHGGKKCPGSPSGERKGPLPPPKGCLGIFDCARQEFAGLFDRVLGPIRADEFHQLMHKFLQQEVGGFRHWRELEAFLGRFFRNGVFIHDQMLFADFVNDVKDYLQDMEEYRGGAGAFGDLDTYIYQYYFHYEPAPEHHGDSHPAKKAQQERNSPKAHHPHHHHPHHPQRQKREGSRWQKEGRHTANLEIEVGQMPFHPKY is encoded by the exons ATGGCAGAGAATTCCAGCGACAGCGATTCCTCGTGTGGTTGGACCGTCATCAACCATGAG GGATCTGACATTGAGGCCTTGGTCTCCGAAGGCGAAGGACTATGTGTCTCCGCAGAGCCAGAGCCGGAGGAGCTGCCGCCGCTCCTGCAGGAAAGTGACCAGCAAGAACAGCCGGCCCTGGACTTGCAAG CTGAATTTGGCCAAGGCGACGTGTCCACAGTGGCCGACCAGAGCCCCTTGGAGACCACCAAGGACGCCCAGGAGGAG GGTGCAAAGGGGCCCTTGCCGGAGGACGGGGCCTGCCTGGGGGCCCTGAGCGACGACTCGGACATTGTGACGCTGGAGGCCCCCAAAGCGGAGGAAGGCCTTGGGAGCCAAAGCGAGGCCCCGGAAGCGCCTGCGGATGACGGGCCCACGGCCACCGACATGGGCTCCGACATGGGCTCCTCCTTCAGCAGCCAGTACACCTTCTGCCAGCCGGAGGCAG CCAGTTGGCTGGAGGTGCTGCAGAGGATCCCCTCCCGTGTGAGCGGATGGG ccttcccccctccccctccccctccgcaGGAGTCCAGCAGCGACGAGGGTGGCCCACGCTCCAGCCCTGCCTTGAGGCGTCGCCGGGCCAAAAAGAGGCCCCTCTCCACTTCGGAGTCGGAGGACACCGCTGCGCCGTTGCCGCCACCGCTTTGCGAACCGGAAGTGGAGCCGCAGCCCCCCTCCCGCAGGACCCCCTTCGTTGGAGGCAGCGGCCTCAACCGGTGCATCCTCCTGGCCCTCCTGGTGGCCGTCAGCATGGGCTTCGGGCACTTCTACG GCACCATTCAGATCCAGAGCCGCCAGCAGCTGGTTGAGAAGACCCACTTGGACGAACTGAAGGACGTGAAGGAGGACCTGATCCACTGCCAGCAGGAGCAAGGAAGCCAAGCCGGATGCCAG GGCCGGGCCACggcctccctcccacctcctcctcctcctcctcctgctctgccccTGCAGGAAGGCCTGGCCGCTTGCCTACGAGCCACCGAGGCCGAGAAGGCGGCCTTTGAGTCCCAGAAGCTGCTCCTGTCCTCGGAGAACCTCCGCTTGCGGGAGTcgctggagaaggaggaggcggcCCTGGCCTCGCTGCAGGAAGAGCTGCGCAAGCTGCGGGAGCGGATCCGgctgctggaggaggaggaggaagaggaagaggggaagcgCCCCGAGGCCGCTCCCTCCGAGACTCAGAGGCTGAAGGCGCACCTGGAAGAGGAGCAGCGCCGGGCGCAGGGCTTCGTGCGGCAGAAGGCGGCGCTGCTGGCCGAGGCCCAGATGCTGCGCCAGGAGCTGGACAAGGAGCGCCGGGCGGCCCTGGCTCTGCGCGAGGAAGTGGAGCGCATGAGCGCCGCCGAGACTCCGCAAAAAGAGCAGGACGCGGAGACGGAGCGGCTGAAGGGGAGGCTGGCCGAGCTGGAGAAGCGGCTGCGCTTTGAGGAGCAGCGCTCAGACCTGTGGGAGAAGCTCTACGTCGAAGCCAAGGGGCAAGCCCAACAGCAGCCCCAGCCGCCATTGGAGCCCAAGGACCGGCGCAATGCCAAGAAGAAGTCCCCGTCACCGCCGCCCAAGTCGTCCTTCTTCGGCTCCGTCAAGGAGACCTTTGACGCCATGAAGAACTCCACCAAGGCCTTTGTGCGGCACCACAAGGAGAAGATCAAGCGGGCCAAGGAGGCCGTCAAGGAGAACCTGAGGAGGTTTTCCGACTCGGTCAAGTCCACCTTCCGGCAGTTCAAGGACTCCACCAGGACCGACGCCGGCGCCGCCTCCGAGGGGAAGCGGAGGCACGGAGAGAAGCGGCGCGAGGCCCGCAAAGGCCGCCACCACGAGCCTCCGCAGCAACAACAGCAGAGGGCCCCCGGGGGCCACGGAGGCAAGAAGTGCCCCGGGAGCCCCAGCGGCGAGCGCAAGGGCCCCCTCCCGCCCCCCAAGGGTTGCCTGGGTATCTTCGACTGCGCCCGGCAGGAGTTTGCGGGGCTCTTTGACCGCGTCCTCGGCCCCATCCGGGCCGACGAGTTCCACCAGCTGATGCACAAGTTCCTGCAGCAGGAGGTGGGCGGCTTCCGCCACTGGAGAGAGTTGGAGGCCTTCCTGGGACGCTTCTTCCGCAACGGCGTCTTCATCCACGACCAGATGCTCTTTGCCGACTTTGTCAACGACGTCAAGGACTACCTGCAGGACATGGAGGAGTACCGCGGCGGCGCAGGAGCCTTCGGGGACCTGGACACCTACATCTACCAGTACTACTTCCACTACGAACCCGCTCCGGAGCACCACGGAGACAG
- the CCPG1 gene encoding cell cycle progression protein 1 isoform X2, protein MAENSSDSDSSCGWTVINHEGSDIEALVSEGEGLCVSAEPEPEELPPLLQESDQQEQPALDLQAEFGQGDVSTVADQSPLETTKDAQEEGAKGPLPEDGACLGALSDDSDIVTLEAPKAEEGLGSQSEAPEAPADDGPTATDMGSDMGSSFSSQYTFCQPEAAFPPPPPPPQESSSDEGGPRSSPALRRRRAKKRPLSTSESEDTAAPLPPPLCEPEVEPQPPSRRTPFVGGSGLNRCILLALLVAVSMGFGHFYGTIQIQSRQQLVEKTHLDELKDVKEDLIHCQQEQGSQAGCQGRATASLPPPPPPPPALPLQEGLAACLRATEAEKAAFESQKLLLSSENLRLRESLEKEEAALASLQEELRKLRERIRLLEEEEEEEEGKRPEAAPSETQRLKAHLEEEQRRAQGFVRQKAALLAEAQMLRQELDKERRAALALREEVERMSAAETPQKEQDAETERLKGRLAELEKRLRFEEQRSDLWEKLYVEAKGQAQQQPQPPLEPKDRRNAKKKSPSPPPKSSFFGSVKETFDAMKNSTKAFVRHHKEKIKRAKEAVKENLRRFSDSVKSTFRQFKDSTRTDAGAASEGKRRHGEKRREARKGRHHEPPQQQQQRAPGGHGGKKCPGSPSGERKGPLPPPKGCLGIFDCARQEFAGLFDRVLGPIRADEFHQLMHKFLQQEVGGFRHWRELEAFLGRFFRNGVFIHDQMLFADFVNDVKDYLQDMEEYRGGAGAFGDLDTYIYQYYFHYEPAPEHHGDSHPAKKAQQERNSPKAHHPHHHHPHHPQRQKREGSRWQKEGRHTANLEIEVGQMPFHPKY, encoded by the exons ATGGCAGAGAATTCCAGCGACAGCGATTCCTCGTGTGGTTGGACCGTCATCAACCATGAG GGATCTGACATTGAGGCCTTGGTCTCCGAAGGCGAAGGACTATGTGTCTCCGCAGAGCCAGAGCCGGAGGAGCTGCCGCCGCTCCTGCAGGAAAGTGACCAGCAAGAACAGCCGGCCCTGGACTTGCAAG CTGAATTTGGCCAAGGCGACGTGTCCACAGTGGCCGACCAGAGCCCCTTGGAGACCACCAAGGACGCCCAGGAGGAG GGTGCAAAGGGGCCCTTGCCGGAGGACGGGGCCTGCCTGGGGGCCCTGAGCGACGACTCGGACATTGTGACGCTGGAGGCCCCCAAAGCGGAGGAAGGCCTTGGGAGCCAAAGCGAGGCCCCGGAAGCGCCTGCGGATGACGGGCCCACGGCCACCGACATGGGCTCCGACATGGGCTCCTCCTTCAGCAGCCAGTACACCTTCTGCCAGCCGGAGGCAG ccttcccccctccccctccccctccgcaGGAGTCCAGCAGCGACGAGGGTGGCCCACGCTCCAGCCCTGCCTTGAGGCGTCGCCGGGCCAAAAAGAGGCCCCTCTCCACTTCGGAGTCGGAGGACACCGCTGCGCCGTTGCCGCCACCGCTTTGCGAACCGGAAGTGGAGCCGCAGCCCCCCTCCCGCAGGACCCCCTTCGTTGGAGGCAGCGGCCTCAACCGGTGCATCCTCCTGGCCCTCCTGGTGGCCGTCAGCATGGGCTTCGGGCACTTCTACG GCACCATTCAGATCCAGAGCCGCCAGCAGCTGGTTGAGAAGACCCACTTGGACGAACTGAAGGACGTGAAGGAGGACCTGATCCACTGCCAGCAGGAGCAAGGAAGCCAAGCCGGATGCCAG GGCCGGGCCACggcctccctcccacctcctcctcctcctcctcctgctctgccccTGCAGGAAGGCCTGGCCGCTTGCCTACGAGCCACCGAGGCCGAGAAGGCGGCCTTTGAGTCCCAGAAGCTGCTCCTGTCCTCGGAGAACCTCCGCTTGCGGGAGTcgctggagaaggaggaggcggcCCTGGCCTCGCTGCAGGAAGAGCTGCGCAAGCTGCGGGAGCGGATCCGgctgctggaggaggaggaggaagaggaagaggggaagcgCCCCGAGGCCGCTCCCTCCGAGACTCAGAGGCTGAAGGCGCACCTGGAAGAGGAGCAGCGCCGGGCGCAGGGCTTCGTGCGGCAGAAGGCGGCGCTGCTGGCCGAGGCCCAGATGCTGCGCCAGGAGCTGGACAAGGAGCGCCGGGCGGCCCTGGCTCTGCGCGAGGAAGTGGAGCGCATGAGCGCCGCCGAGACTCCGCAAAAAGAGCAGGACGCGGAGACGGAGCGGCTGAAGGGGAGGCTGGCCGAGCTGGAGAAGCGGCTGCGCTTTGAGGAGCAGCGCTCAGACCTGTGGGAGAAGCTCTACGTCGAAGCCAAGGGGCAAGCCCAACAGCAGCCCCAGCCGCCATTGGAGCCCAAGGACCGGCGCAATGCCAAGAAGAAGTCCCCGTCACCGCCGCCCAAGTCGTCCTTCTTCGGCTCCGTCAAGGAGACCTTTGACGCCATGAAGAACTCCACCAAGGCCTTTGTGCGGCACCACAAGGAGAAGATCAAGCGGGCCAAGGAGGCCGTCAAGGAGAACCTGAGGAGGTTTTCCGACTCGGTCAAGTCCACCTTCCGGCAGTTCAAGGACTCCACCAGGACCGACGCCGGCGCCGCCTCCGAGGGGAAGCGGAGGCACGGAGAGAAGCGGCGCGAGGCCCGCAAAGGCCGCCACCACGAGCCTCCGCAGCAACAACAGCAGAGGGCCCCCGGGGGCCACGGAGGCAAGAAGTGCCCCGGGAGCCCCAGCGGCGAGCGCAAGGGCCCCCTCCCGCCCCCCAAGGGTTGCCTGGGTATCTTCGACTGCGCCCGGCAGGAGTTTGCGGGGCTCTTTGACCGCGTCCTCGGCCCCATCCGGGCCGACGAGTTCCACCAGCTGATGCACAAGTTCCTGCAGCAGGAGGTGGGCGGCTTCCGCCACTGGAGAGAGTTGGAGGCCTTCCTGGGACGCTTCTTCCGCAACGGCGTCTTCATCCACGACCAGATGCTCTTTGCCGACTTTGTCAACGACGTCAAGGACTACCTGCAGGACATGGAGGAGTACCGCGGCGGCGCAGGAGCCTTCGGGGACCTGGACACCTACATCTACCAGTACTACTTCCACTACGAACCCGCTCCGGAGCACCACGGAGACAG